A part of Carettochelys insculpta isolate YL-2023 chromosome 1, ASM3395843v1, whole genome shotgun sequence genomic DNA contains:
- the CIMIP4 gene encoding ciliary microtubule inner protein 4 produces MWQACGAILGSLWQLILSPIWQAIPSHFWQVYGSSIIIIVLFPARDLVRMAQRYLQRPEKEVPMTSASLTPAAGKHESMLARGQSVELEDGNKGHILAGARASSKRPSLKSSSRTSWKISRSPADSRTPMSSPQGASQASPSAQHLCTRGYSKQNLQPKTPSAQRQLTGEQGEVAQNGSGSKEPAVRQHQRGRTGSLLHLAKSTQKEAESVQAYSDGKEPVAGQHRPLGPRLPGYLRKNSKTSHKEAREFHSGLSAKESLASIGQDVKAEGKLFQEKKTSTIPVNIKHKFGSTIMDELVTEEQARRALCEAGLIEGQKRLSNLVPKIQANPMATTPFADYFELGYNLRSNIFQGGPLESKSLMKDSYTPDVIQRAVRDPKHWHGRKTDDLGRWHQKNALNLNLQKALEQKYGEKNKGIKS; encoded by the exons ATGTGGCAGGCGTGTGGGGCTATTCTTGGTAGCCTCTGGCAGCTGATCCTGAGCCCCATTTGGCAGGCGATACCAAGCCACTTCTGGCAGGTGTACGGCTCCTCCATAATAATAATAGTGCTTTTCCCAGCCAGAGACCTTGTGAGGATGGCCCAACGATATCTTCAGCGGCCTGAGAAG GAGGTGCCTATGACCTCAGCCTCCCTTACACCTGCTGCAGGAAAACATGAGTCTATGCTAGCCAGGGGCCAATCAG TGGAACTTGAAGATGGCAACAAGGGGCATATCCTGGCTGGTGCAAGAGCCAGCAGCAAGAGACCCTCCTTGAAAAGTTCCAGTAGAACCTCCTGGAAGATCTCCAGGAGTCCTGCAGACAGCAGAACACCCATGAGTTCTCCTCAAGGCGCATCCCAGGCATCCCCCTCCGCACAGCATCTCTGTACCAGAGGTTATAGTAAACAGAATCTCCAGCCCAAAACTCCTTCTGCACAGCGTCAGCTCACTGGAGAACAAGGAGAAGTGGCTCAGAATGGCTCAGGTTCCAAGGAACCAGCAGTAAGGCAACATCAAAGAGGGAGGACAGGAAGTCTCCTACATCTTGCAAAGTCCACCCAGAAGGAGGCAGAAAGTGTCCAAGCCTACTCAGATGGCAAAGAACCAGTAGCAGGGCAACATCGACCACTGGGGCCCAGGCTGCCTGGGTATCTCCGAAAGAACAGCAAGACCAGCCACAAGGAGGCCAGGGAATTCCATAGTGGCTTAAGTGCTAAAGAGTCCTTGGCATCAATAGGGCAAGATGTGAAAGCAGAGGGGAAGCTCtttcaggagaagaaaaccagcaCTATCCCCGTTAACATCAAACACAAGTTTGGGAGCACCATCATGGATGAGCTTGTCACTGAGGAGCAG GCACGCCGGGCTCTGTGTGAGGCTGGTTTGATTGAGGGGCAGAAACGACTCAGCAACCTGGTCCCAAAAATACAAGCAAATCCCATGGCCACCACCCCCTTTGCTGATTATTTCGAATTGGGTTACAACCTGAGGTCAAACATCTTCCAAG GTGGTCCATTAGAGAGTAAGAGCCTGATGAAGGATTCCTATACCCCTGATGTCATTCAAAGGGCTGTCAGAGACCCCAAGCATTGGCACGGAAGGAAAACCGATGATCTAG GGCGATGGCATCAGAAAAATGCCCTGAACCTTAACCTGCAAAAAGCTTTGGAGCAGAAATATGGGGAGAAGAACAAAGGTATCAAATCCTAG